A part of Lacerta agilis isolate rLacAgi1 chromosome 7, rLacAgi1.pri, whole genome shotgun sequence genomic DNA contains:
- the LOC117049858 gene encoding uncharacterized protein LOC117049858 isoform X1 — protein sequence MFGVHSVWEAVGGKWMALPSVHRCLQLHQENQLLLKKLRHVRLKNKQLEYDWAQLQEQLQGQKKLPVLPTCVTKKDVPVQTEIHLPLKGDGFYRKEHEGVKDNARVLQLYHNLQKRYNKELKTNQGQCETIARLTIKINDMEHQLHLANQKMKELESKKMLPKDKTDPLQRNNGSYKCVCKKKGSCSCKYLDQLLFEIQRLKMENESLSKERRMLRNELAALDKDFFDEIEDLKYALQEAIKLNTQYEKYLKQLSSTYGITFTSTLTAGSHRGTLNKSWK from the exons ATGTTTGGTGTCCACTCCGTGTGGGAGGCTGTAGGAGGGAAGTGGATGGCGCTGCCGTCAGTTCACAGGTGCCTCCAA CTCCATCAAGAAAATCAGTTGCTGCTTAAAAAGCTGAGGCATGTACGCCTAAAAAACAAGCAGTTGGAATATGATTGGGCACAGTTACAAGAACAACTGCAAGGGCAAAAGAAGTTACCGGTACTGCCTACTTGTGTCACAAAGAAAGA TGTGCCAGTTCAAACAGAAATCCACTTACCCCTTAAAGGTGATGGGTTTTATCGTAAGGAACATGAAGGAGTAAAGGACAATGCTAG AGTACTCCAGTTGTACCATAATCTACAGAAAAGGTataataaagaattaaaaacaaaccaaggaCAATGTGAAACCATTGCAAGACTTACT ATTAAAATTAATGATATGGAACACCAACTTCACTTAGCAAACCAAaagatgaaggagctggaaagtAAAAAGATGTTACCAAAGGACAAAACTGATCCACTACAGAGAAATAATGGGTCTTACaaatgtgtgtgtaaaaagaagGGGAGCTGTTCCTGCAAATATTTAG ACCAGCTGCTTTTTGAGATTCAGCGTCTGAAGATGGAAAATGAATCATTATCTAAAGAAAGAAGAATGTTGAGAAATGAGCTTGCTGCGTTAGACAAG GATTTTTTTGATGAAATCGAAGATCTAAAATATGCACTTCAAGAAGCCATAAAACTTAATACTCAATATGAAAAGTATTTGAAACAACTAAGTTCAACATATGGAATCACTTTTACATCAACTTTAACAGCTGGTAGCCATCGTGGAACTTTAAATAAATCGTGGAAATAA
- the LOC117049858 gene encoding centrosomal protein of 290 kDa-like isoform X2, with protein sequence MFGVHSVWEAVGGKWMALPSVHRCLQLHQENQLLLKKLRHVRLKNKQLEYDWAQLQEQLQGQKKLPVLPTCVTKKEVLQLYHNLQKRYNKELKTNQGQCETIARLTIKINDMEHQLHLANQKMKELESKKMLPKDKTDPLQRNNGSYKCVCKKKGSCSCKYLDQLLFEIQRLKMENESLSKERRMLRNELAALDKDFFDEIEDLKYALQEAIKLNTQYEKYLKQLSSTYGITFTSTLTAGSHRGTLNKSWK encoded by the exons ATGTTTGGTGTCCACTCCGTGTGGGAGGCTGTAGGAGGGAAGTGGATGGCGCTGCCGTCAGTTCACAGGTGCCTCCAA CTCCATCAAGAAAATCAGTTGCTGCTTAAAAAGCTGAGGCATGTACGCCTAAAAAACAAGCAGTTGGAATATGATTGGGCACAGTTACAAGAACAACTGCAAGGGCAAAAGAAGTTACCGGTACTGCCTACTTGTGTCACAAAGAAAGA AGTACTCCAGTTGTACCATAATCTACAGAAAAGGTataataaagaattaaaaacaaaccaaggaCAATGTGAAACCATTGCAAGACTTACT ATTAAAATTAATGATATGGAACACCAACTTCACTTAGCAAACCAAaagatgaaggagctggaaagtAAAAAGATGTTACCAAAGGACAAAACTGATCCACTACAGAGAAATAATGGGTCTTACaaatgtgtgtgtaaaaagaagGGGAGCTGTTCCTGCAAATATTTAG ACCAGCTGCTTTTTGAGATTCAGCGTCTGAAGATGGAAAATGAATCATTATCTAAAGAAAGAAGAATGTTGAGAAATGAGCTTGCTGCGTTAGACAAG GATTTTTTTGATGAAATCGAAGATCTAAAATATGCACTTCAAGAAGCCATAAAACTTAATACTCAATATGAAAAGTATTTGAAACAACTAAGTTCAACATATGGAATCACTTTTACATCAACTTTAACAGCTGGTAGCCATCGTGGAACTTTAAATAAATCGTGGAAATAA
- the MPPE1 gene encoding metallophosphoesterase 1 isoform X1, whose protein sequence is MAFLCFRILNSFLGKRGGTFALKLFCFTLSVFVFCEFLIYYVVIIQCHWPQLKAKAPRATEKTSNSVLKAMFLSDTHLLGEISGHWLDKLRREWQMERAFQTAVWLLQPEIVFILGDVFDEGKWSSSQAWSDDVRRYQKMFRHPASIELIAIVGNHDIGFHYEMTEYKLQRFSEVFNFTSEKLITRKGINFVMVNSVALEGDGCIICRTAEAKLAELSHQLNCSLQEQSQSRKRCSDVDKLPPSAPILLQHYPLYRRSDAKCTGEDSAPLDKKNYIFKEKYDVVSKEASQKLLWWFYPRLILSGHTHSACEVLHNGKIPEISIPSFSWRNRNNPSFIVGSITPTDFSLYKCFLPFESTVLTIYCAAGAVLLVLVLAHFHLLITPFHFVQRLITKYKAV, encoded by the exons ATGGCATTTTTGTGCTTTAGGATCCTGAACAGTTTTTTGGGGAAGAGAGGAGGCACTTTTGCACTGAAGCTTTTCTGTTTTACTCTTTCTGTGTTCGTCTTCTgtgaatttttaatttattacgTAGTTATAATTCAGTGTCACTGGCCACAATTGAAAGCTAAGGCTCCAAGGGCTACTGAAAAGACTTCCAATTCTGTCTTGAAGGCTATGTTTTTATCTGATACTCATTTACTAGGTGAAATCAGCGGTCACTGGCTGGACAAGCTGAGAAG GGAATGGCAGATGGAGAGAGCCTTCCAAACTGCTGTCTGGCTTCTGCAGCCAGAAATAGTTTTTATCCTGGGTGATGTCTTTGATGAAGGGAAATGGAGTTCTTCCCAG GCCTGGTCAGATGATGTAAGACGCTATCAGAAAATGTTTAGGCATCCAGCCTCTATTGAGCTAATTGCTATTGTTGGCAACCACGACATTGGCTTTCATTATGA AATGACGGAATACAAGTTGCAACGTTTTTCAGAAGTTTTCAATTTCACTTCAGAAAAGCTGATAACTCGGAAAGGGATAAA CTTTGTTATGGTGAACAGTGTTGCTCTTGAGGGTGATGGCTGCATCATCTGTAGAACAGCAGAAGCAAAGCTTGCAGAACTCTCCCATCAACTCAACTGTTCACTGCAG GAACAAAGTCAGTCCAGAAAAAGGTGCAGCGATGTAGACAAGCTCCCACCTTCAGCTCCAATTCTATTACAG CATTATCCTCTTTATCGAAGAAGTGACGCAAAATGTACAGGAGAAGATTCTGCTCCTTTGGATAAAAAGAATTACATATTTAAAGAAAAGTACGACGTGGTTTCAAAAGAAGCTTCTCAAAAG CTGCTATGGTGGTTTTATCCTCGGCTCATTTTGAGTGGTCACACCCACAGTGCCTGTGAAGTGTTGCATAATGGGAAAATCCCAGAAATCAGTATTCCGTCATTCAGTTGGAGGAACAGAAACAATCCTAGTTTCATAGTG gGCAGTATAACACCAACCGACTTCTCTCTCTACAAGTGCTTTCTTCCATTCGAGAGCACAGTTCTTACCATCTACTGTGCAGCAGGAGCTGTGCTTTTGGTCCTCGTACTAGCTCACTTTCACCTTCTCATTACCCCTTTTCATTTTGTTCAGCGTTTAATCActaaatataaagcagtatga
- the MPPE1 gene encoding metallophosphoesterase 1 isoform X2: MAFLCFRILNSFLGKRGGTFALKLFCFTLSVFVFCEFLIYYVVIIQCHWPQLKAKAPRATEKTSNSVLKAMFLSDTHLLGEISGHWLDKLRREWQMERAFQTAVWLLQPEIVFILGDVFDEGKWSSSQAWSDDVRRYQKMFRHPASIELIAIVGNHDIGFHYDFVMVNSVALEGDGCIICRTAEAKLAELSHQLNCSLQEQSQSRKRCSDVDKLPPSAPILLQHYPLYRRSDAKCTGEDSAPLDKKNYIFKEKYDVVSKEASQKLLWWFYPRLILSGHTHSACEVLHNGKIPEISIPSFSWRNRNNPSFIVGSITPTDFSLYKCFLPFESTVLTIYCAAGAVLLVLVLAHFHLLITPFHFVQRLITKYKAV, translated from the exons ATGGCATTTTTGTGCTTTAGGATCCTGAACAGTTTTTTGGGGAAGAGAGGAGGCACTTTTGCACTGAAGCTTTTCTGTTTTACTCTTTCTGTGTTCGTCTTCTgtgaatttttaatttattacgTAGTTATAATTCAGTGTCACTGGCCACAATTGAAAGCTAAGGCTCCAAGGGCTACTGAAAAGACTTCCAATTCTGTCTTGAAGGCTATGTTTTTATCTGATACTCATTTACTAGGTGAAATCAGCGGTCACTGGCTGGACAAGCTGAGAAG GGAATGGCAGATGGAGAGAGCCTTCCAAACTGCTGTCTGGCTTCTGCAGCCAGAAATAGTTTTTATCCTGGGTGATGTCTTTGATGAAGGGAAATGGAGTTCTTCCCAG GCCTGGTCAGATGATGTAAGACGCTATCAGAAAATGTTTAGGCATCCAGCCTCTATTGAGCTAATTGCTATTGTTGGCAACCACGACATTGGCTTTCATTATGA CTTTGTTATGGTGAACAGTGTTGCTCTTGAGGGTGATGGCTGCATCATCTGTAGAACAGCAGAAGCAAAGCTTGCAGAACTCTCCCATCAACTCAACTGTTCACTGCAG GAACAAAGTCAGTCCAGAAAAAGGTGCAGCGATGTAGACAAGCTCCCACCTTCAGCTCCAATTCTATTACAG CATTATCCTCTTTATCGAAGAAGTGACGCAAAATGTACAGGAGAAGATTCTGCTCCTTTGGATAAAAAGAATTACATATTTAAAGAAAAGTACGACGTGGTTTCAAAAGAAGCTTCTCAAAAG CTGCTATGGTGGTTTTATCCTCGGCTCATTTTGAGTGGTCACACCCACAGTGCCTGTGAAGTGTTGCATAATGGGAAAATCCCAGAAATCAGTATTCCGTCATTCAGTTGGAGGAACAGAAACAATCCTAGTTTCATAGTG gGCAGTATAACACCAACCGACTTCTCTCTCTACAAGTGCTTTCTTCCATTCGAGAGCACAGTTCTTACCATCTACTGTGCAGCAGGAGCTGTGCTTTTGGTCCTCGTACTAGCTCACTTTCACCTTCTCATTACCCCTTTTCATTTTGTTCAGCGTTTAATCActaaatataaagcagtatga